A stretch of the Hyperolius riggenbachi isolate aHypRig1 chromosome 11, aHypRig1.pri, whole genome shotgun sequence genome encodes the following:
- the LOC137538427 gene encoding uncharacterized protein produces SSSISSSSSSSSSSISSSSSSSSSSSSSISSSSSISSSSSSSSSSSSSSSSSSSIFSSSSSSSSSSSSSSSSSSSSSSSISSSSSISSSSSSSSSSSSSSSSSSSSSSSSSSISSSSSSSSSSSSSSSSSIFSSSSSSSSSSSSSSSSSSSSSSSSSSSSSSSSSSSSSSSSSSSISSSSISSSSISSSSISSSSISSSSISSSSSSISSSSSISSSSSSSISSSSSSSSISSPSISSSSI; encoded by the coding sequence tcttcttctatatcttcttcttcttcttcttcttcttcttctatatcttcttcttcttcttcttcttcttcttcttcttcttctatatcttcttcttcttctatatcttcctcttcttcttcttcttcttcttcttcttcttcttcttcttcttcttcttctatattttcttcttcttcttcttcttcttcttcttcttcttcttcttcttcttcttcttcttcttcttcttcttctatatcttcttcttcttctatatcttcttcttcttcttcttcttcttcttcttcttcttcttcttcttcttcttcttcttcttcttcttcttcttcttctatatcttcttcttcttcttcttcttcttcttcttcttcttcttcttcttcttctatattttcttcttcttcttcttcttcttcttcttcttcttcttcttcttcttcttcttcttcttcttcttcttcttcttcttcttcttcttcttcttcatcttcatcttcatcttcatcttcatcttcttcttctatatcttcttcttctatatcttcttcttctatatcttcttcttctatatcttcttcttctatatcttcttcttctatatcttcttcttcttcttctatatcttcttcttcttctatatcttcttcttcttcttcttctatatcatcttcttcttcttcttcttctatatcttctccttctatatcttcttcttctata